Within Pseudodesulfovibrio senegalensis, the genomic segment CGATCCTCGCCCGATTCACCATGCTTGCCACAGGCGGCGTAGGACAGGTGTTCCTGCATACCACCAACACCCAAAGCTCCATCGGTTCCGGACTGGCAATGGCCCAACGCGCCGGTGCCAAGCTCATGAACTGCGAATACATCCAATTCCACCCCACGGCACTGTATGGAGGAGCAAAACGCGGGGAACGCCGTTTTCTCGTTTCCGAAGCAGTTCGTGGCGAAGGAGCCAAACTGGTCAATGGTTCGGGCGAAGCCTTCATGCCCAAATACGACGAACGGGCAGACCTCGCCCCGCGAGACATCGTCACCAGAGCCATCATGGACGAAATGCTCCACTCCGGGGCGGATTGCGTATATCTGGACGTTTCCAACAACGTGGACTGCGATATTCACGAACGGTTCCCTACCATTTCGCAAAACTGCGCCAACATGGGCGTGGACATCTGCAGTCAGCCTATTCCCGTGGTACCGGCTGCCCACTATTTCTGCGGCGGCGTGCTCACGGACATCAATGGGCGCACGACCCTCGACAGGCTCTACGCCGCCGGAGAGACCAGCTGCACAGGCGTGCATGGCGCAAACAGGCTGGCCAGCACTTCTTTGCTTGAAGGATTGGTTTGGGGATATGGGGCTGCCAATGATATTGCCAAACACCTCGCACACAAGAAAACCATTCTCACCCGCAAGCTCGTGGACAGCATTCCCGACTGGCAAAGTCCGGGCAACATAGAAAATGAAGATCCGGCACTGATAGCCCAGGATTGGGCGACCGTGCGCAATACCATGTGGAATTATGTGGGTATCGCACGCAACAAATACCGCCTCAACCGTGCCTTCGCGGACCTTCGCAACCTGTACAAGAATCTACAGGACTTCTATCGCAAAACCCCGCCATCCAAGCCTATCATCGACCTGTTCCACGGCAGCCAGTGCGCATACATCATTACGCTGGCCGCCATGCGCAACAAGCAATCAAAAGGGTGTCATTTCCGCGTACGGTGAAACGCCGCCCCCCCCAATAAAAAAAGGGCCTGCAGCATACAGCCGCAGGCCCTTTTCATATGCTAGAGGCACCATTTGCTATTTGCGCCAGAACTCAGGCACAAACAAGATGACCACCGTATAAATCTCCAATCTTCCCAAAACCATACAAAATGTCAGCATCCATTTGGCCATATCACTGAAATGCGCATAATTCTCCGTGGGACCAACTGTACCGATCCCGGGGCCGATATTGCCTATGCACGCCAGCGCAGCTGCAAAGGAAGATACGACATCCGCTCCTGTGCCGGCGACAACGAATGCACAGAGAACAAACAATCCGAGCCACAGGACAAAAAAGCCCCAAACACCCCTGATCACGTCATCAGGAACAGGACGACGCCCCATCTTGACCCGGGAAACAGCACGGGGGTGAATGAGGCGGAAAAGCTCCTGATATGACTGCTTCATGATCAACATGATACGCATGACCTTCATGCCGCCGCCCGTGGAACCGGCGCAACCGCCAACAAACATGCAAAACAGCAATATGGCCTGACAAACGCCCGGCCACAATTCGTAATTTGCAGTGGCAAACCCCGTGGTGGTCAGGATGGAGGCCACCTGGAACGAGGTATAGCGAAACGCGTCAGCGGTATTATCGTAATTGCCAGCCACATAGACCGCAACGGTCAGCACCAAGACAAAAAGGCTGAACAGCGAGACGAAAGTCCTGAATTCCGGGTCCTTGAACATGGTTTTAGGCTTTCCCTTGAGCAGCAGGTAATGCAAGGAAAAGTTGATTCCTGCAATCAACATGAATGCCGTGATCACATAATCGATGTACGCGCTGTCAAAATAGGCCACGGAAGTATTCTTGGTGGAAAAACCACCGGTGGCCATGGTGCCGAACGTATGGCACAGGGCATCAAACAGATCCATGCCACCGAACATGAGCAACACGGTCTCCAACACGGAAAAAAGAACATAAACCTTCCACAGCACCATTGCCGTGTCCTTGATGCGCGGCTTGAGTTTGTCCGGTACCGGGCCAGGAACCTCGGCCTTGTAAAGCTGCATGCCGCCCACACCGAGAAAAGGCAAAATGGCCAGGGAAAGGACAATAATCCCCATGCCTCCAAGCCAATGTGTCAGGCTGCGCCAAAAAAGAATACTGCGCGGCAGCGCTTCAATGTCGGACAACACGGAGGAGCCGGTGGTGGTAAAACCGGACAGGGACTCGAAAACACAATCCACAAGACCGGGAAACGTGCCACTGAAAAGAAACGGAAGGCCGCCGAATACACCGGCTGCAAACCAGCCAAGCGCCACAATGGCCATGCCCTCTCGATGACTGATCCCCTTTGCTGTCTTTTTTCTGAACACGAAAAAAAGCGTGACGCCGGAGGCCACGGTGATCAGCATGGCCAGCGCCAGGGGCATGGCCCCGGCATCACCGTAATACAGGCCCCAACACAAGGGCCAAAGCATGGTCAGCCCCACGCAGCCGACCAATGCCCCTATGACGTGCAGAACATACTGCCAACGCATCTAGAAGAACTCCATCTTCACATCCAACGCTTTTTCAACCTTGGGAATGTTCTGGCGGGTAGAAAGAATGATCAGCCGATCCTGCGGCTCGATGACCGTGTCGCCGCGGGGAATGACAACCTCGTCCCCACGCTGAAAACAGAGCACCAGACATCCGCGGGGAAAACCCAGATCCATGATGGGCTTGCCCACGATCTCTGAATTTTCCTGGGCGATCGCTTCCAGGGCTTCGGCTTCCTCGCCCTTGATGCTGGCCGTAGATATGACCTGCCCCCGGCGAATGAAATGCAGCAGGGAATTGATGGCCGACAGACGCGGGCAGACCAGATGGTCGATGCCGATAGGCTCGATCAGAGGCATGTATGCAAAGTTGTTGATTCTGGTGATGGTGCTTTTTGTTCCCAGACTCTTGGCCAGCACGCAACTCAGGATATTGGTCTCCTCGTCCCCGGTCACGGCAATGACAAGGTCAAGATCCCCAACGTTTTCCTGACTGAGCACCTCCTGGTCCGTACCGTTGCCCATAAGGACAATGGGCCGGTCCAATCGCTCGGAGAGCCAGTCGCACCGTCGCGGGTCCTGCTCCAGGATACGTGTATGATAAAACTTATTATCTAACGATTTTGCTAGCTTGTAACCGATATTACCACCGCCGATGATCAACACCTTGCGTAGAGGTTCAGCAGTGACGCCAAGGCGTTCAAGAATATCTTCCTGATCCTTGATGTCGTAGGCAAGATACACCACGTCCCCCTGCCTCACTTCGTCCGCACCGCTGGGAATTATGAGCGTATTGTCGCGCACGATGGCGGCTATGACCAGAGGCACGTCGCCAATGTGTTCGCGCAGGTTGAGCAAACGGGTGCCGATGAGCGGACTCTGGTCAGGCAGGTTGATACCGCTGAGACGTATCTTGCCCTGTGCGAACTCGCTGATTTCCATGGCTCCGGGCACGCTCATGAGGCGAAGAATGGAATCCACCACTTCCTGATCCGGATTGATTATCTTGGCGATGTTCAACCCGTCTCCCGTAAGCAATTCGGAATGATTGGTGTAATCGGCACTGCGAAGCCGGGCCAGCTTGGTTGTTTTCGGCGAAAGCCGGTTGGCGTAGAAGCAGGAAAGAATATTGACTTCGTCGCTATCGGTCACGGCCAAAAGAATGTCCGCGCCTTCCACTCCGGCATCAGACAACACTTGCGGGCTGCAGCCCGACCCTTCTATAGTCTGAACGTCTGTGGCTTCTGCCACCCGCTTGAGCGCGTCGGCAGACCTGTCCACCACCACGACTTCCTTGTTCTCTACAGCAAGGCGGCGGGAAATATGAAATCCGACTTCCCCGGCCCCCACGATAATAATACGCAAATCAGGCTCCTCGTTGCCATGACAGACTTGATCAACATGGCCTTTTTACGCATGTTTTCCCGTGTGTGCAACTTCATGATGGCAATGATTCGACCAAAACAAACACGGCGAAACGATCAATCATCGTGTTCAGGACCTCGCATAACAACACGTTTGATCATCGCAATACCAACACGCTCCACAAAGCGGGCTGTTCTTTCACGCGGTCGCGCCTTCGCCCGGTAGACCGCAAGCAGCCGGGACGCTAGAGCAATAGTCTGTTCATCATTCAAGCCCCTGCCGACTTCATCACCAGCCCGAATTTTTCGCCCGGCATTGCCGCCAAAAAAGACAGTCCACCCTTTTTTGCCCGTCCCCATCAGCCCCACATCGCGCACCACGGATTCGCCGCAACACCGGGGACAACCGGACAAACCACACTTGACCGGGGCAGGCATCGTTCCGAGATCTTCCAGCACCTTTTCCAACCGCTGTGCCATGCTTGCGGTGGACAGTGCTCCCCGCTTACACACGTCGTTTCCCGGACACCCGGAAATCATGTACTGCACAGAGGCACATGCCGAGCCCAGAGCTTGTTGCACACGGTCTGCCAAATCATTCGGCACGCCTTCCACCACCATGGTCCGGGCAGCAGAAAGACGGATTCCCGGCAATCCGAACTCCTGCACCACACGATTGACCACGCTCAAGTCGTCCGCGCAAACGCGTCCGTAGATGGATGCCACACCGACATCAAAGCTGCCGTCTCTGCGAGAGATAACGGCAGGCTTGGTATCTTCCTGCATTGCTTTTTTTTGCATCGTCACGGACATCCCTTCTCAGATCGGCGGAGCAATGGTCACCAGAACCCGCATGTCCGTATCCGCCTCAACGCCATGCGGTTCGGCAATGCGCGAGCATAGCACGTCCCCGGCACGGGCAGGGATGGACGCATCGTCCTGAGCCAAAAAACGACCTTCCCCTTCAAGCACGGCAATGGTCAGCTCGCCCTCAAGGTCATGGGAATGCACAGGCAGCTTCTGTCCGGCCCGAAAGTTGAAGCTGAGCACCTTCATATACGGCGACTCATGCACCAGCTGGCTGGAAAAGGCCAAATCCTTGAAACCGTTCAGTTCGTACAGGTTGACATTCTTCATTGTCGCACCTCCTGCGCTTCACAAATTCAGGGATTCGCGGGACAACACCCTGCCGTCACGCGCTATGATCATCCGTGTAGTCGCCACGGACCGGCCTGCCTTGGCCATGGCCCGTTCCAGAATAACGCTCATGGACGAGCAACACGGCACCTCCATCTCCATCACGGTTATGGTCTTCAAATCGTTCCGGGCAATGATCGCCGCCAACCGTTCAACATAGTCCTGCGCATCATCGAACTTGGGGCAGCCCATGACCACGACCTTGTCCCGGACATACCGGGCATGATAATCCGGCAGAGCAACGGCCACGCAGTCCGCGGTCAGCAACAAGTCGGCATCCTTCAAAAAAGGCGCGGTCGGCGGAACAAGCCGAAGCTGAACCGGCCAATGGGAAAGATTGGAAACGGCAGAAGCCTCTGAAACAGGAACATTGGCCTGCTGGCAGGGAGTCATGGTCTTGAGGGCCGCTCCCGGGCAACCACCGCCTGGCCGGGCTTTTTTGTCTATCCGCAAGCTTGCGGGGTCCGGCATGTGCTCGGGAACAGTTCTGCCCTGTTCGGTCAAAAGCTCAACAACGGCCCGAGGATCAAAGTCCTCGGCTTCCCGCTCTTCCACGGACAACGCGCCTTCCGGACATTCGCCAAGGCAGGCGCCAAGCCCGTCACAGTACACGTCGCTTACCAACCGCGCCTTTCCGTCAATGATCTGCAGGGCACCTTCTTCGCAACCCGGCACGCACAAGCCGCACCCGGTGCACTTTTCCTCATCGACCTTGATCATCTTGCGAATCACACCCATGACTCTACTCCTTTACAATATTTACATTCTCGCGACGCCAAGGAAGACCGCATGCAGACTGATCACAAGTGTCAAAAACAGAGCGCGCGAATTGACTGAATTCAAAAATGGAAACGAATAAGCGACGTGCCCACCCGGACATGCAGCAACACAATCCCCGCACAACGTGCAGTTCATTCCGGGTTGTCCGGCCACCATGGCCTCTTCGGAAAGCGCGTTGTAACGACAATGGGAAAAACAGGCCGAACACCGGGAACAATTGGTATCAATCCTGATACGCCACAGGGAAAGACGACCGAAAACAACGGCCAGCAGGCCCATGGGGCAAAAGGTCGTACAATGGACCATAAGCCCTGCCCTGCGTGAAAACACGAACATGATCCCGATGCCGATCAGGCCGAAAACCGCGGCAGCCCAAACCGCCACCAACCATGAGACGTCCTGCTGGCGCAAAATAACCGCCGCGCCAAGAACCAAAACCAAAGTGGCTCCGCGTCCCCACACGCCCAGACGCTCAAACTTCTTGTTCTGCCCGGCCTTTCCACCCCTACGGCTCATGAAATCGTCCAAGGCGCCAATATAGCAGAGATGGCTGCACCATGCCGGACCGACCAGGAAGACCGTGGCTGAAAACAGGGCAAGCATGAACACGCCCCCGCCGCGAAACACAGGGCCGGCCACAATGAGCGCGGGAACCGGAAGATGCAGATCTCCGGTCATGAGCATACGCTCCACCCCGGCCAACCCCAGAACCAGCTGCGAGAAAAAGACGATGGAGAAAAACGCCCAGATGCGTGGCCGCGCACGCCTGTTTTGTTGCGGGTCAAGCATCTTGCCGCCAATCCAGACCGCATACAGCCCAAGGGCAAACGTTTCCAGCCCGCCCCAGCCCGGAAAAAACCTGTCCGCCAGCAACAATGGAATTGCCGTCTTTGCCCGAATGAAGACAAGTACGATGATCACCACAAAAAACATGGCCGCACGCCAGCCGATGTTCTCCCTGTGACGGGAATAGAAATCACGCGCGCCTCTGCACATCAACGAAAACAGGGCCAACACATTCAGGGCTAAAACCATGCCCATGATTATGGTCGCGCGCGACCACGGAATATCCGCGGCCAACCGAAACCTGACCAGGTCAACGAAGGCGTTGACCCACTCCACGGAACCGAGCACCAGAATGCCCGCGGCCACAGGACGGACCCACGCTCTTTTGGAGAACAGGAACACGGCAAGCAAAACATGCGCAACCGCAACCCCGAGTTCACCACCCCGGGCATAATGGGCGCCCAGCAAGACAAGAGCTGACGCAGGTAAAAATAAAACCACAAAACGCATGCAATCGCCTCCGTGAGTCCAATATGGACAAACAAAAATGCCGATGACATGATTTAAGTCAAATGACAGAACAAAATACAGGAAACAAAACCATGACGGGACAAAATACATTGCAGTCAGTCAAAAGTGTGTCGATCTTCAAGGATATTCCGGAAGAAAAGCAAAAGCGGCTGGCAGAAATAGTCGTACAAAAAGGATACCGCAAGGGAGAGGTCATTTTCGAAGCCGACACCCCGGCCAGCGGCTTCTACGCGGTCATCAGCGGGAAAGTAAAAATCTACCGCAATTCCCCTTCCGGGAAAGAACAGATTCTGAACATATTCAAAACCGGAGAAAACTTTGCCGAGGTGCCAGTCTTCGAAGGCACGACCTTTCCCGTACACGCCCAAACCCTTGAAAATTCCATACTGCTCTATGTGCCGAGAGTGGAATTTGCCCGCATCATCGCCAGCGACCCTGATCTGGCCATGACCATGATGGCACAACTGTCATCACGATTGCGTATTCTGGTCAACAAGATCGAAGACCTGAGCCTCAAGGAAGCTCCGGCCCGGGTTGCCGCCCACCTGCTGCTGCTTGCCGGAAGCAGGGAATCCGCAACGTTCACACTGGACCTGCCCAAGGGACAAGTGGCCTTTTATCTGGGCACTATTCAGGAAACCCTGTCGCGCATACTCAAACGGTTTGTAAAAGACGAAATAATCGCCATGAACGGCAAGGAAATAACGATCCTGGACAAACAAGCCCTCAACAAAATCGCCGAACAAGGAAGATAGAAAACCCACGGTTCAAACGGTAAAAGCCCGCCACACATACGTGTAGCGGGCATGAAATGCTCAAAAGAACTCGGCGCTAGGCTTCGATCTTGTTCACGGCCTGCTGCAGGCGGGAAATCCTGCGGGCAGCAGTGCGGGGATGCATAACGTTCTTGCGGCCAGCCTTATCCAGGATGGACGTGGCAGCCTGCAAAGCTTCCTGCGCCTTGGGGGCATCGTTAGCTTCAATGGCATCACGAACGGCCTTGACCGTGTTCTTGATGCGAGTCTTGGTCATACGGTTGCGCAGGTTGCGCTTGAGGCTCTGACGGTGCCTTTTCAGTGCGGACTTGTGATTCGCCAAAACAGTTCTCCTAAAATCTATTAATTAAATTCGTAATAAACGATTTGTTCGCTTCCGAAGACAGGGATGTTTATATGTCCACGCCCCTGTTTGTCAAGCCCTTTTACACTTGAAGGGCATTAAAATCAGCCAAACGGCCAAGACGATCGACCAGAGCCTTGAGCAGGTTCAGACGATTCAGACGCAATGTCGTATCATCGCACATGACCATAACGTTGTCGAAGAACGCATCCACAGTAGGACGAAGTTCTCCCAACATACGGAAAAGACCGGAAAAATCATCAGCATCCCAAAGGTCTTCGAACGCTGCTCCCGTCTGTTCCAGCTTGGCGGCCAAGGCTTTTTCCTGCGCATCCCCGAGTTGCTCCGGGTCATAGTTGCCGGTCAACTCCTGTCCGGCCTCATCGCCCTGTTTGCGGATGATATTCGCCGCCCGCTTGAAAGTCAGCACGGCCTGTTCAAAGCCATCAGTACCGCTGAATTCAGCCAACGCCTCAAGACGCTTCTCCAGCGTGCGCACGTCTTCAAAACCGGCGCCAATGGCCGCATCCACGACCTTGGTCTCGAATCCCTTGCCCGAAAACAATGCCCGCAGTCGGTTGGCAAAAAAGTCCAGAAGCCGTGCCTTTGCCTCACCATCGTCCAGTTTCCACTTCACGTCGGAATATGCGGAACGAGCATAGGACAACAACTCAGCCAGATTCACATCCAGCCCGTGCTCCATGATGATACGGCATATTCCAAGTGCACAGCGGCGCAATGCAAACGGGTCATTGGCCCCGGTAGGCTTTTTGCCGAGGCCGAAACAACCGGTAAGCGTGTCAGCCTTGTCAGCCATGGAAAGCAGAGCACCGGACAGACTCGACGGAACCGGAGTCTCGGGTCCTGCCGGAAGATACTGCTCGTACAGGGCTTGGGAGATCACATCACCCTTGCCCGCCTTTTCCGCGTATATGCCGCCCATGACGCCCTGCAAGGAATCAAATTCGTTGACCATTTCAGAGACGAGATCCGCCTTGGCAAGACGCCCGGCCTGTGCATATGCCTCCAACTCGCCGGGGAGAATCCCCTTGGGCTCGGCGACAATCGTTGCGAGTTGGCCACACAATTTTTCCAGCCGACGGGCCTTGTCGCCCATGCTGCCCAGCGGGCCAAGGAAAACCACACTTTCGAGCTTGTCCAGCCAGGTCTGGAAATCAACACGGCAATCGGCTTCCCAGAAGAAACGGGCATCCTCCAACCGAGCCTTCAGAACACGCTCCCACCCCTTGCGAACAAGCGCTTCATCCTGAGGGACAAGATTCAGGGTGGTCAGGAAATGTGGCAACAGCTTTCCGTCTTTCCCTTGAACACCAAAGCTTTTCTGGTGACTCTGCATGCTTGTCAGCAACACTTCACGCGGCACTTCAAGATACATGGAATCAATATTGCCAAGAATAGGAACCGGCCATTCCACAAGGTTGGCCACTTCCTGCAACAGGCTCTCCTTCCAGACAATGGCTCCCCCTGCCTCGGCGGCCAGTCTATCGCCTTCTGACACAATGATCTGCTTGCGCCGCTCCGGATCCAGAATCACCTTGGCCTTGGCTTCCATGGTTTCAAAATATTTCGAAGCATGCTCAATGGTCCACGGCCCGGCTCCCATGACGCGATGCCCATGGGAAATACGGTCAGCTGTGAGGTTTTCCACGGAAAACTCGACCACGGCGTCATCCAGCAGGGCCAGCAGCCATCGGATGGGACGGCCAAAGGCAAAATCATACCCGCCCCAACGCATCCTTTTGGGAAAAGTCATGGCTTCCACGGCACGCACACACAAATCAGGCAGAATATCGAGGCTCTTGCCGCCGCCCACATTCTTTGTGGCGGCCAGATACTCACCCTTGTCTGTCTTCATGGTAAAAAGATCGGCCTCGGCCACGCCCTGCGTCTTGGCAAAGCCTTGACCGGCCTTGGTCAGGTTGCCGTCCTCGTCATAGGCGATACGCACCGGAGGACCGGACACGGTCTCCTGCTCGCTGCGCTGCTCCTCACCCATGCCCGTTACGTGCGCGGTCAGCCTGCGCGGGGTGGCATAGGTCGCCACGTGATCACAATCGATCATGGCCTCGGCAAGCAATTTCTCAAACCGCGCTGCCAGCTCGTCGGCCAGCTTGGGCACAAAACGCGCGGGCATTTCCTCTATTCCGATTTCCAGAATGAATTCTGCCATTATTCCACTCTTTTCGTTGCTGGTTCGCCCGTCAAAAACTATTCGTTCCGGCCAAGCATGGGATAGCCCATGTCTTCACGCTGCTGCGCATAGAGCTGCGCGATCTTCGAGGCAAGGTTGCGTACCCTGCCGATATAGGCGGCACGCTCGGTAATGGAAATTGCGCCTCGGGCATCCAGCAGGTTGAACGAATGCGAACACTTGAGACAAAAGTCGTATGCAGGCCACGGCAAGCCCTCTTCACAAAGCTTCAGACACTCACCCTCGAACTTGTTGAACAGGTCGAAAAGCATGTCCGCATCGGAAAGCTCGAAATTGTACTTGGACATCTCGACTTCATTCTGATGAAAGACGTTGCCGTACGTCACGGTGTCGTTCCACTTCAGGTCGTACACGGACTCCTTTTCCTGAAGATACATGCACAAACGCTCAAGCCCGTAGGTGATTTCCACGCTCACCGGTTTGAGATCAATGCCGCCCACCTGCTGGAAATAGGTAAACTGGGTGACTTCCATGCCGTTAAGCCAAACCTCCCAACCAAGTCCCCAGGCGCCAAGCGTGGGAGACTCCCAGTCATCTTCCACGAAACGGATGTCGTGTTCGCGAATATCAATACCGATGGCACCGAGGCTCTCCAGATACAGATCCTGTACATTGTCGGGCGACGGTTTCAGTATGACCTGAAACTGGTAGTAATGCTGCAAACGGTTGGGATTCTCTCCATACCGACCATCCGTGGGTCTCCTGGAAGGCTGCACATAGGCCACGTCCCACGGTTCGGGGCCGATGACCCGGAAAAAGGTGGAAGGATTGAACGTGCCCGCTCCGACTTCAATGTCCACAGGCTGAACAACGACGCACCCCTGCTTGGCCCAAAAGTCCTGCAGCTTCAAGATGACGTCCTGAAAATTCATGTAATACTCCAACGTATCAAACTTTTTTATAGTTCCTGCCCTCCCACTGGAGGCCAAGATGATAGGCAACAAAAAACTCGATCAATTCGAAAATCTGACTTCGAACATCTGCAGACATGCCTACGCCGCTCCACTGCGCCGGACTGCTGCGCATGATCCAGTCCAGCGCGCGCAATGCACCGACCGTAACGGGTCGAGCTAGTCCATCTACCGCTTTATTGTCCGATTTACAAGCAGAGCATGTCACCTGCCCGCTTTCCACGGAAAAAAGAACTTTTCCGACACCATTGAGCACGGCCCCACAGCGTGAACAGGACAGGAAATCCGGTGTGAAGCCCATTGTGAAAATCAGCCGCGCGCGAAAAAGCAGTGGAAAAAGATCGCCTTCGGGTTGCTGGTCGGCCAATGTTTCAAGCAAATCAACAAGCAGACCGAATGCAATGCGGCCATCATCTGCCCCGGGCTCGATAGCCTCGATGAACTTGATGCAATTCACGGCCTGTCCGACCAACGCCTTGTTGCGCTTCAGGGCCTGAAATCCGTTCAAAAGGGTTCCCTCGGTCAAACGCTGATACGCTCCGCGCTTATCCGAGGTTATGGAAAAAAGAACAAGATTAAGGGGATCAAGACACCCGAGAAAACGGCGACGGCTTCGCAGTCCGCCAAAGGCAAAGGCAGTGAATACGCCATGGGATGGAGTCAGCAGCCTGACCCAGGCGTCAGCCTCACGAAAACGCCCTACCCTGAGCACAAGGGCCTTTTCCGTGGCTTCCATGCATCATTCCTCGTCCGGAGTTACAATTTTCCGAAACGCAAATCCTGGGTTTTACCCTTCCCGGGGTCAAGCGGATACTCTTCGCCATTGTATTGAACAACTACGCCAGGGACATTGCCGATGCGAATACGGCGAAAACTATTAAACTTCAAACGAAGCGGCTCTCCATTGCGCAAGAAGAAATCCCTTGCCATATCGTTACCCTCGCTCTTCCACACACCAACCCAACATCCCTGCTTAGTTGTGGCGCGTATAACGAGAACATGAGCATATTTAACAGCATCAGCGTCATCGACATCGCTTTCGCCGGAAACGAACTCGTCATTGTTGCCGGTGTTTTCGGAAAGCGTTCCTCCTCCAGCACTTTGCCCTGCAGCAACAGAGGCCGTTTGCACGGCCTCCGAATTATTCTTCTGTTCCTTATCCGCAACACTGTCAGCGTCACTTTGTTCGTCCGAGCTATCAGGTGCTGCTGCAACCACATCTCCGGTCGCCCCGGCCCTTTCAGCAGATATGTCTTCGTTCGGCTGCTCTGCCGATTCCGCCACAACACTTTCAGAGGAAATCACTGCTTCTGATTGCTCGGTAATGGCTGTTTTCTGATAAAAACCAAAGTAATACACCAGTCCCCCCAGCAATGCCAGCAAGGCAATGATGATCGCGACGGAAAACATCGAATTCTTGCGATTTCCCGGCCTTCTTTCCACATCCTGAAACGCCAGATCAGCACGCGGATTCACCTCGTAATCCGTCGCATCCAACGCATCGGCTTCCACCGACTCCGTTACATCGAAGACCTGGGCCAATTCATCGGCATCCAACCCCAAAAAACGGGCATAGCTCCGAATGAAGCCCTTGGCATACACGGGATGGGGCAATTCGTCCTTGTTTCCATCCTCAATGGCAAGCAGGTTGCGGCGACTGATCTTGGTGACTTCCATCACCTCCTTGATGCTCAGGCCGCGGCGCTCGCGCTCATCCTTGAATATATTTCCAACTTCCTTGAAATCCATTTCTTTCTCCGGATTCATTTAATCCATGTAGCGAATCACGGCCTTTTCCTTCAACCCCTTGAGGTATTCGTCATAGACCTTTTCACGTTTTTCCTTGAGGAGTTCCGTGTATATGGAATCCTTGACTTCTTCAAACGGGACATATGTTCCCTTACTATTCCCAAGCAAACGGATGATGACAGGAGCGCCATTAATCTCCACCGGCCCCTTGATGTCGTCAACCTCCATCCCGCGCAGTGCAGCACGCCAGTCATCGTCAAGACTGGACCAGGACATTTCACCGATATCCCCACCGCTTTCAACGCCGGGGCCATCTGAGTACTGCAATACAGCCTCCTCGAAAGACAGCTCACCGTCATTAATCTTGCGCATGACCTCATCTGCGGAAACATTATCGGGAACCATGATGATGGCCAAATGCACACCGCCGCCAGTAAAGTATTCCTGCTTCCTGGCTTCATAGGCTTCACGTGTTTCGGAATCGGTAACCAGCACCTTGCGGCTGACCATGCCTCCCAAAAGACGTTGCTTCTTCATGTTGCTGCGGATCTGTTCCTGCAGAGCGTTCATGTCCAGCCCTTCCCTGGCCAGTTGCTCCTTGAACGCGGCATCGTCAAGATTGCTGCGTTCCTTGAGTCTATCGACCTCGGCCTGAACGGCATCCTCGTCAACCGTAATACCGTATTTT encodes:
- a CDS encoding RodZ domain-containing protein is translated as MDFKEVGNIFKDERERRGLSIKEVMEVTKISRRNLLAIEDGNKDELPHPVYAKGFIRSYARFLGLDADELAQVFDVTESVEADALDATDYEVNPRADLAFQDVERRPGNRKNSMFSVAIIIALLALLGGLVYYFGFYQKTAITEQSEAVISSESVVAESAEQPNEDISAERAGATGDVVAAAPDSSDEQSDADSVADKEQKNNSEAVQTASVAAGQSAGGGTLSENTGNNDEFVSGESDVDDADAVKYAHVLVIRATTKQGCWVGVWKSEGNDMARDFFLRNGEPLRLKFNSFRRIRIGNVPGVVVQYNGEEYPLDPGKGKTQDLRFGKL
- the glyQ gene encoding glycine--tRNA ligase subunit alpha, whose protein sequence is MNFQDVILKLQDFWAKQGCVVVQPVDIEVGAGTFNPSTFFRVIGPEPWDVAYVQPSRRPTDGRYGENPNRLQHYYQFQVILKPSPDNVQDLYLESLGAIGIDIREHDIRFVEDDWESPTLGAWGLGWEVWLNGMEVTQFTYFQQVGGIDLKPVSVEITYGLERLCMYLQEKESVYDLKWNDTVTYGNVFHQNEVEMSKYNFELSDADMLFDLFNKFEGECLKLCEEGLPWPAYDFCLKCSHSFNLLDARGAISITERAAYIGRVRNLASKIAQLYAQQREDMGYPMLGRNE
- a CDS encoding SurA N-terminal domain-containing protein, encoding MNSLCSNQESLVRNVFLIFCVLLVSSLPAMADEYVANRIIVSVNDQIITEYDLNERMQIVMSRYKQAGQEPGRGELEAIRKKLLDSMIQEMLFAQEVEKYGITVDEDAVQAEVDRLKERSNLDDAAFKEQLAREGLDMNALQEQIRSNMKKQRLLGGMVSRKVLVTDSETREAYEARKQEYFTGGGVHLAIIMVPDNVSADEVMRKINDGELSFEEAVLQYSDGPGVESGGDIGEMSWSSLDDDWRAALRGMEVDDIKGPVEINGAPVIIRLLGNSKGTYVPFEEVKDSIYTELLKEKREKVYDEYLKGLKEKAVIRYMD
- the recO gene encoding DNA repair protein RecO, which codes for MEATEKALVLRVGRFREADAWVRLLTPSHGVFTAFAFGGLRSRRRFLGCLDPLNLVLFSITSDKRGAYQRLTEGTLLNGFQALKRNKALVGQAVNCIKFIEAIEPGADDGRIAFGLLVDLLETLADQQPEGDLFPLLFRARLIFTMGFTPDFLSCSRCGAVLNGVGKVLFSVESGQVTCSACKSDNKAVDGLARPVTVGALRALDWIMRSSPAQWSGVGMSADVRSQIFELIEFFVAYHLGLQWEGRNYKKV